The Dictyoglomus sp. NZ13-RE01 sequence CTTGTACTCTCATAGCTCATCCCTTCTTACTCTATAATTTTAGTTACCACGCCAGCTCCTACAGTTTTTCCTCCCTCTCTTATAGCAAACCTTAATCCTTCCTCTAATGCAACTGGCTTTATCAACTTTACTTCCATCTCTATATTGTCCCCTGGCATCACCATCTGTACTCCCTCGGGTAACTTTATCTCACCTGTTACATCTGTAGTCCTGAAGTAAAATTGTGGCTTGTACCCACTGAAAAAT is a genomic window containing:
- the tuf gene encoding elongation factor Tu (EF-Tu; promotes GTP-dependent binding of aminoacyl-tRNA to the A-site of ribosomes during protein biosynthesis; when the tRNA anticodon matches the mRNA codon, GTP hydrolysis results; the inactive EF-Tu-GDP leaves the ribosome and release of GDP is promoted by elongation factor Ts; many prokaryotes have two copies of the gene encoding EF-Tu) — its product is FFSGYKPQFYFRTTDVTGEIKLPEGVQMVMPGDNIEMEVKLIKPVALEEGLRFAIREGGKTVGAGVVTKIIE